One window of the Prionailurus bengalensis isolate Pbe53 chromosome E1, Fcat_Pben_1.1_paternal_pri, whole genome shotgun sequence genome contains the following:
- the NR1D1 gene encoding nuclear receptor subfamily 1 group D member 1, translated as MTTLDSNNNTGGVITYIGSSGSSPSRTSPESLYSDSSNGSFQSLSQGCPAYFPPSPTGSLTQDPARSFGSIPPNLSDDGSPSSSSSSSSSSFYNGSPSGGLQVALEDSSRVSPSKSTSNITKLNGMVLLCKVCGDVASGFHYGVHACEGCKGFFRRSIQQNIQYKRCLKNENCSIVRINRNRCQQCRFKKCLSVGMSRDAVRFGRIPKREKQRMLAEMQSAMNLANNQLSSQCPLETSPTQHLTPGPMGPSPPPAPAPSPLVGFSQFPQQLTPPRSPSPEPTVEDVISQVARAHREIFTYAHDKLGTSPGNFNANHASGSPPATTPHCWESQGCPPVPNDNVMAAQRHNEALNGLRQASSSYLPAWPPGPAHHSCQQSNSNGHRLCPTHVYPAPEGEAPANSPRQGNSKNVLLACPMNMYPHGRSGRTVQEIWEDFSMSFTPAVREVVEFAKHIPGFRDLSQHDQVTLLKAGTFEVLMVRFASLFNVKDQTVMFLSRTTYSLQELGAMGMGDLLNAMFDFSEKLNSLALTEEELGLFTAVVLVSADRSGMENSASVEQLQETLLRALRALVLKNRPSETSRFTKLLLKLPDLRTLNNMHSEKLLSFRVDAQ; from the exons GTGGTGTCATCACCTACATTGGCTCCAGCGGCTCTTCCCCAAGCCGTACCAGCCCTGAGTCTCTCTACAGTGACAGCTCAAATGGCAGCTTCCAGTCCCTGAGTCAAGGCTGCCCTGCCTACTTCCCACCATCACCCACTGGATCCCTCACTCAGGACCCAGCTCGCTCCTTTGGGAGCATTCCACCCAACTTGAGTGATGATGGCTCcccttcttcatcttcctcctcctcctcctcctccttctataATGGGAGCCCCTCAGGGGGTCTACAAGTGGCCCTGGAAGATAGCAGCCGAGTGTCCCCCAGCAAGAGCACCAGCAACATCACCA AGCTGAATGGCATGGTGCTACTGTGTAAAGTGTGTGGGGACGTTGCCTCGGGCTTCCACTATGGCGTGCATGCCTGTGAGGGCTGCAAG GGCTTTTTCCGTCGGAGTATCCAGCAGAACATCCAGTACAAAAGGtgtctgaaaaatgaaaactgctCCATCGTCCGCATCAATCGCAACCGCTGCCAGCAGTGTCGCTTCAAGAAGTGTCTCTCCGTGGGCATGTCTCGAGATG CTGTGCGTTTTGGGCGCATCCCCAAACGAGAGAAGCAGCGGATGCTTGCCGAGATGCAGAGCGCCATGAACCTGGCCAACAACCAGTTGAGCAGCCAGTGCCCGTTGGAGACCTCACCCACCCAGCATCTGACTCCAGGCCCCATGGGCCCCTCACCACCTCCCGCTCCGGCCCCCTCACCCCTGGTGGGCTTCTCCCAATTCCCCCAACAGCTGACACCTCCCCGATCCCCAAGTCCTGAGCCCACAGTGGAGGATGTGATATCCCAGGTGGCCCGGGCCCACCGAGAAATCTTCACCTATGCCCATGACAAGCTGGGCACCTCACCTGGCAACTTCAATGCCAACCATGCATCGGGCAGCCCCCCAGCCACCACTCCTCATTGCTGGGAAAGTCAGGGCTGCCCGCCTGTCCCCAATGACAACGTTATGGCTGCCCAACGTCATAATGAGGCCCTGAATGGTTTACGCCAGGCTTCCTCCTCTTACCTTCCCGCCTGgccccctggccctgcccaccacaGCTGCCAGCAGTCCAACAGCAACGGGCACCGTCTGTGCCCCACCCATGTGTACCCAGCCCCAGAAGGCGAAGCACCTGCCAACAGTCCGCGGCAGGGCAACTCCAAGAATGTTCTGCTG gcaTGTCCCATGAACATGTACCCCCACGGACGCAGTGGGAGAACCGTGCAAGAGATCTGGGAGGATTTCTCCATGAGCTTCACACCTGCTGTGCGGGAGGTGGTAGAGTTTGCCAAGCACATCCCCGGCTTTCGTGATCTTTCTCAGCACGACCAGGTCACCTTGCTTAAGGCGGGAACCTTTGAG GTGCTGATGGTGCGCTTTGCATCGCTGTTCAACGTGAAGGACCAGACAGTGATGTTCCTGAGCCGCACCACTTACAGCCTGCAGGAACTTGGAGCCATGGGCATGGGGGACCTGCTCAATGCCATGTTTGACTTTAGTGAGAAGCTCAACTCCCTGGCGCTTACCGAGGAGGAGCTGGGCCTCTTCACCGCGGTGGTGCTTGTCTCTGCAG ACCGCTCGGGCATGGAGAATTCCGCTTCGGTGGAGCAGCTCCAGGAGACGCTGCTGCGGGCTcttcgggctctggtgctgaagAACCGGCCCTCGGAGACTTCCCGCTTCACCAAGCTGCTGCTCAAGCTGCCGGACCTGCGGACCCTGAACAACATGCATTCCGAGAAGCTGCTGTCCTTCCGGGTGGACGCCCAGTGA